One stretch of Dissulfurimicrobium hydrothermale DNA includes these proteins:
- the rd gene encoding rubredoxin, with protein sequence MKKYKCSVCGYVYDPAVGDAENGVEPGTPFEKLPEDWVCPVCGAAKDQFDPID encoded by the coding sequence ATGAAAAAATACAAGTGCTCTGTTTGTGGATATGTCTATGACCCTGCAGTCGGAGACGCTGAAAACGGCGTTGAGCCTGGCACCCCGTTTGAGAAGCTGCCTGAGGACTGGGTCTGCCCGGTATGCGGGGCTGCAAAGGATCAATTTGATCCGATAGATTAA
- the cydB gene encoding cytochrome d ubiquinol oxidase subunit II codes for MLETIWFILWGVLWAVYFMLDGFDLGLGSLMPVLAENEQERRIVYNAMGPFWDGNEVWLITAGGATFAAFPVAYAVMFNGLYAALLLLLFALILRGISFEFRNKVDSPGWRSIWDACLVIGSFLPALLLGIAFANIFQGIPIDENGVFQGGLLTLLNPYGIAGGVLFVLLFMLHGSIWLAIKSEGDLQTRAGRMASRLWPILLVVAILFLAFTFFATHLFNNYLKTPVLMIIPLIAVAALLITKVFIGRMNWWKAWFASSTTILFITFFGVAGLFPDLLPSSLNPNYSITAFNAASSQLTLKIMLVVALVIVPIVIAYQTWVYIFLRGKVTEKDLTYEEAY; via the coding sequence ATGCTTGAGACTATATGGTTCATACTATGGGGTGTACTCTGGGCGGTATATTTCATGCTCGACGGTTTTGATCTGGGCCTTGGCTCGCTAATGCCCGTATTGGCCGAAAACGAACAGGAAAGGCGGATTGTCTATAACGCCATGGGTCCGTTCTGGGACGGAAACGAGGTCTGGCTGATCACTGCGGGCGGCGCTACATTTGCGGCATTCCCGGTGGCATATGCAGTCATGTTCAACGGTCTATATGCAGCCCTACTCCTGCTCCTGTTCGCCCTTATCTTAAGGGGGATATCGTTCGAATTCCGCAATAAGGTGGACAGCCCGGGTTGGCGCTCAATCTGGGATGCGTGTCTAGTTATTGGAAGCTTTCTGCCCGCACTCCTTTTGGGCATCGCCTTTGCAAACATATTTCAGGGTATCCCAATAGATGAAAACGGGGTATTCCAAGGCGGGCTCCTCACCCTCCTAAACCCCTATGGCATTGCCGGTGGTGTACTCTTTGTGCTCCTATTCATGCTCCACGGCTCTATCTGGCTTGCAATAAAATCCGAGGGCGATCTACAGACAAGGGCCGGACGGATGGCATCCAGGCTTTGGCCCATACTACTTGTAGTGGCGATACTGTTCCTTGCCTTTACGTTCTTCGCCACCCATCTCTTTAACAACTACCTCAAGACACCGGTGCTCATGATCATACCTTTGATCGCGGTAGCGGCACTTTTGATAACAAAAGTCTTCATCGGACGGATGAACTGGTGGAAGGCGTGGTTCGCCTCAAGCACCACCATACTCTTTATCACCTTTTTCGGCGTGGCAGGGCTCTTCCCTGATCTCCTGCCATCAAGCCTCAATCCTAACTACAGCATAACGGCCTTTAATGCGGCCTCAAGCCAACTTACATTGAAGATCATGCTGGTCGTGGCCCTGGTCATAGTGCCTATCGTGATCGCCTATCAAACATGGGTCTATATCTTTTTAAGGGGTAAGGTTACGGAAAAAGACCTGACCTACGAAGAGGCATATTAA
- a CDS encoding cytoplasmic protein, whose protein sequence is MKKMKKIVIFAFRGEAMCFVHVLLNSLDLNKKDMGGRIVIEGEATRLIPGMERPDDFLNNLYLKVKEKGLIDAVCKACSQKMGVLAEVERLGLPIASDMSGHVAMAGYIERGFEIITL, encoded by the coding sequence ATGAAAAAGATGAAAAAGATAGTGATCTTTGCATTCAGGGGCGAGGCCATGTGTTTTGTGCATGTCCTCTTGAATTCCCTCGACCTCAATAAAAAGGATATGGGAGGCAGAATAGTCATTGAAGGCGAGGCGACAAGGCTCATACCAGGGATGGAAAGACCCGACGACTTTCTGAACAACTTATATCTCAAGGTTAAAGAAAAGGGCCTCATAGACGCGGTCTGCAAGGCCTGCTCTCAAAAGATGGGCGTGCTGGCCGAGGTGGAAAGGCTTGGACTCCCGATAGCGTCAGATATGTCGGGTCATGTAGCTATGGCAGGATATATTGAAAGGGGCTTTGAGATAATAACCCTTTGA
- a CDS encoding PAS domain S-box protein yields MQASRNDRSLLFVADGYPIKPAIAAAVAKTLKNDGLAILVGGRPVAEWTPSESTIMAEAGLGLPERIIPIDGINLHLFDLIICFGNEKCPGYQALPGNPIFIKWAVDEDVETGPPYHDIRILRGMRDRISQLTHDFFEQGYFNALIQVKKNAELVMDNLYDGIIAHDLKRRIFYFNRAAEEITGYNRQDILGKDCHEAFPGKFCDSRCSFCDGKRDVSGLPCHYPLTIRSRQGDVKRAEMSVVPMRFLKKNKTDDFMEDDNKLIDMALEMVRDMIILADRADADCQNDGCRLLFGVIRDCAYRIRMEIERERQARASAESYLCGMAKSDKQKGIKAFKIKDRG; encoded by the coding sequence ATGCAAGCAAGCCGCAATGATCGTTCCCTGCTGTTCGTCGCGGACGGATACCCAATAAAACCTGCAATCGCCGCGGCGGTCGCAAAGACCTTAAAAAATGATGGGCTCGCCATATTAGTCGGGGGCAGACCTGTGGCGGAGTGGACGCCTTCGGAATCGACGATAATGGCTGAGGCGGGCCTTGGGCTTCCTGAAAGGATAATCCCGATCGACGGGATAAATCTCCACCTCTTTGACCTGATCATATGTTTCGGCAATGAGAAATGTCCGGGATACCAGGCGCTCCCAGGAAATCCGATTTTCATCAAATGGGCGGTTGACGAAGATGTGGAAACCGGTCCACCATACCACGATATCCGCATCTTGCGGGGAATGAGGGACAGGATATCTCAACTGACCCATGATTTTTTTGAACAGGGCTATTTCAACGCCCTCATTCAGGTAAAAAAGAACGCGGAATTGGTCATGGATAATCTATACGACGGCATAATCGCCCATGACCTAAAAAGGCGCATATTTTATTTCAACAGGGCGGCGGAAGAGATCACAGGCTACAACCGTCAAGACATACTCGGCAAGGATTGTCACGAGGCGTTTCCTGGCAAATTCTGCGACAGCAGGTGTTCTTTTTGCGACGGCAAGAGAGATGTATCCGGACTCCCGTGCCATTATCCACTTACGATAAGGAGCAGACAGGGTGATGTGAAGAGGGCCGAGATGTCAGTAGTGCCCATGAGGTTTCTTAAAAAGAATAAAACGGACGATTTTATGGAAGATGATAATAAATTAATCGACATGGCCTTAGAAATGGTCCGCGATATGATCATACTTGCTGACAGGGCGGACGCTGACTGCCAAAACGACGGCTGTAGACTCTTGTTTGGGGTGATCAGAGACTGCGCTTACCGAATAAGGATGGAGATAGAACGAGAAAGACAGGCGAGGGCATCCGCTGAATCGTATCTATGCGGCATGGCAAAATCAGACAAACAAAAGGGCATAAAGGCCTTTAAAATCAAAGACAGGGGGTAG
- a CDS encoding ATPase produces MPDWKKKKILLMGSRVTITNMPIKEVNLIAQGSLPAYGYDPGDFIELMAGKVTIEEGRLEQCLTWLSSYLTASGLNPRISTLNYGVRRDVFQIFKKRSSQGPVENDHGWFMVQQILPPGGRSTEPDHIEITNDNKSALEANNGIVIIDDGGNPPRLAGEIKELNPGAWAIALGISAAHWQGWVESFKENFILICRLSDLETTRMEMDSSILWESTVAMAVRALKSPEVGLWDERSNRFKCHIMVEMFPDGILYIGPETAMFRHWEGALPGVGSRNTYGSVPCYDTLLPAMLSIDCLRIGGIPLDSNYFFDLSKRVLLNWHQLHQHGYYFTDGLEFPNLDFSSTYPTGVPCSFLNTYDDPCFFVLPPFTPHLEHMLEIVSSQSWCKDRKQAIRSFFRANTPANQCETTGPAATARDLGYIGVILSVLKHLKEEVNRKAGFKYLRLFQVGALRTTDPVEIEPVMALQRVMDSYVTKEHVKRPLCVGVFGPPGSGKSFAVEEVARVISKRFDRNPFEFFQFNLTQFSGPEEINSAIDLVRASVAKGRIPITFWDEFDCRYDGFEFGYLRYFLPSMQDGVTYVNGIPRHIGRSIFVFAGGVKESWDDMTALLQQPSDQIDRMVKTLKIPDFMSRLRVVLDIEGIKIPEELLRDSTSGEDLETLRMILLKRAFIIAHQMDNHWPKAARKTSGLLLRLLIARYKFGARSIEAVIESSHAADRLVYGLPELIAPPAARIHAEWRIDLERRVDQIRKEFGLRGVW; encoded by the coding sequence ATGCCTGATTGGAAAAAAAAGAAGATATTGCTCATGGGCTCCAGGGTGACGATAACAAATATGCCCATAAAAGAGGTGAACCTTATCGCCCAGGGGAGTCTACCGGCCTACGGCTATGACCCAGGCGACTTCATAGAACTGATGGCGGGCAAGGTCACGATTGAAGAGGGACGTCTTGAGCAGTGCCTCACCTGGCTCTCCTCCTACCTGACCGCATCGGGGCTAAATCCGAGGATTAGCACCCTTAATTACGGCGTACGAAGAGACGTCTTTCAGATATTCAAAAAACGCAGCAGCCAAGGCCCTGTCGAAAACGATCACGGCTGGTTCATGGTCCAACAAATACTCCCTCCCGGGGGAAGAAGTACCGAACCTGACCATATTGAAATAACAAACGACAACAAATCGGCACTGGAGGCAAACAACGGCATAGTGATCATTGACGACGGGGGAAATCCGCCGAGACTTGCAGGAGAAATAAAAGAACTCAACCCAGGGGCATGGGCGATAGCCCTCGGCATAAGCGCGGCCCACTGGCAAGGCTGGGTGGAATCTTTTAAGGAAAATTTCATATTGATATGCAGACTTTCCGATCTCGAAACCACGCGAATGGAGATGGACAGCTCAATCCTATGGGAATCCACTGTGGCAATGGCCGTAAGGGCGCTGAAGAGCCCAGAGGTGGGGCTTTGGGATGAGAGATCGAACCGCTTCAAATGCCACATAATGGTTGAGATGTTTCCTGACGGCATACTTTACATCGGCCCTGAAACGGCCATGTTCAGGCATTGGGAGGGGGCCCTTCCAGGGGTTGGATCACGCAATACATATGGTTCGGTGCCATGCTATGATACACTTCTTCCCGCCATGCTTTCGATAGACTGTCTGCGTATAGGCGGGATACCGCTCGACAGCAACTACTTTTTTGATTTATCAAAACGCGTCCTCCTGAACTGGCATCAGCTCCACCAGCATGGATATTACTTCACCGACGGCTTGGAATTCCCGAATCTCGACTTTTCATCAACATATCCTACCGGGGTCCCATGCTCATTCCTGAATACATACGATGACCCATGTTTCTTTGTACTGCCACCCTTCACCCCACATCTTGAACACATGCTGGAAATCGTCTCCAGCCAGTCATGGTGCAAAGACAGAAAACAGGCCATAAGGTCGTTTTTCAGGGCCAATACACCGGCCAATCAGTGTGAAACAACCGGCCCAGCAGCAACCGCAAGAGACCTGGGGTATATAGGTGTTATACTCTCGGTGCTGAAACACCTAAAGGAAGAAGTAAACCGCAAGGCCGGCTTCAAATATCTGCGCCTCTTCCAGGTAGGCGCCCTCCGAACAACGGACCCGGTCGAGATCGAACCGGTCATGGCCCTTCAAAGGGTGATGGACAGCTATGTTACAAAGGAACATGTCAAGCGCCCTTTATGCGTAGGGGTATTCGGTCCACCGGGCTCAGGTAAATCATTTGCCGTGGAAGAGGTTGCAAGGGTCATCTCAAAAAGGTTCGACAGAAACCCGTTTGAATTCTTTCAATTCAATCTGACGCAGTTTTCAGGTCCTGAAGAGATAAATTCAGCCATCGATCTTGTCAGGGCCTCTGTAGCAAAGGGAAGGATCCCGATCACCTTTTGGGACGAATTCGACTGCCGCTATGACGGGTTTGAATTCGGATATCTGAGATATTTTCTACCGTCCATGCAAGACGGCGTCACATACGTAAACGGCATTCCCAGGCACATAGGCCGGTCGATATTCGTCTTTGCAGGCGGGGTAAAAGAGTCATGGGATGACATGACCGCACTCCTGCAACAACCCAGCGATCAAATAGACAGGATGGTCAAGACCCTCAAAATCCCTGATTTCATGAGCAGGCTCAGGGTGGTCTTGGACATAGAGGGTATAAAGATCCCTGAGGAACTACTAAGAGATTCGACGTCTGGCGAGGACCTTGAAACCCTGCGGATGATCCTGCTCAAGAGGGCCTTTATAATAGCGCACCAGATGGACAACCACTGGCCGAAGGCCGCCCGAAAGACCTCCGGACTCTTGCTGCGGCTCCTCATAGCCAGATACAAATTCGGCGCACGATCCATTGAGGCGGTGATAGAATCGAGCCAT
- a CDS encoding HAD-IC family P-type ATPase, producing the protein MVETSSTKPHEALHHGLSSDEAARRLQQYGLNALEEKKISILRQLLGYFWGPIPWIIEAAALLSAIVRHWADFWIVTALLIFNAAVGFWQEYTAGNAVEALKKQPATRAKVLCDGRWQEIDVKPLAPGDIIRIRLGDVIPADVKLTEGDYLSVDQSALTGESLPVTKRAGDAAFSGAVVKQGKVVAEVTATGKNTRFGQTASCSLWCWR; encoded by the coding sequence ATGGTTGAGACCTCGTCAACAAAACCACATGAGGCCCTACATCATGGACTGAGTTCCGACGAAGCGGCCCGTCGATTGCAGCAATACGGTCTAAATGCCTTGGAGGAGAAAAAAATCTCCATCCTGCGCCAGCTGCTCGGCTACTTCTGGGGGCCGATCCCATGGATAATCGAGGCGGCGGCCCTGCTCTCGGCCATCGTCAGGCACTGGGCGGATTTCTGGATCGTCACCGCCCTGCTCATCTTCAATGCGGCGGTAGGCTTCTGGCAGGAATACACGGCCGGCAATGCGGTGGAGGCGCTGAAGAAACAGCCCGCCACGCGCGCCAAGGTGTTGTGCGATGGTCGGTGGCAGGAGATCGACGTCAAGCCGTTGGCGCCAGGCGACATCATCCGCATCCGTTTGGGAGATGTGATCCCGGCTGACGTCAAATTGACGGAGGGGGATTATCTGAGCGTGGATCAATCGGCCCTGACCGGCGAATCCCTGCCGGTGACCAAACGCGCCGGTGACGCGGCCTTCTCGGGCGCTGTGGTCAAACAGGGCAAGGTGGTGGCCGAGGTCACAGCCACCGGCAAGAATACCAGGTTCGGCCAGACCGCATCATGTTCTTTGTGGTGCTGGCGATGA
- a CDS encoding cytochrome ubiquinol oxidase subunit I, with the protein MDVLMLSRLQFAAATMFHFLFVPLTLGLSILTAVFETMYVRTEDEDYKRAAKFWGKLFLINFALGIVTGITLEFQFGTNWSRYSKYVGDIFGSLLAIEATLAFFLESTFAGLWIFTWDKVSKKTHAVFIWLVAIASNVSALWILIANAWMQRPVGYVLRNGRAELDNFTTVITNKFAVLEFLHTISGAYILAGFFVIGVSAYHILRKNEVVFFKKSFNAAVTFTLIFALFEVFNGHLNGSEVAETQPTKLAAMESHWETDSYAPMYLFLIPDAKNERNSVEILPIPGALSLLAFHRASAEVKGLKDFAVQDRPPVGLTFWSFRIMVGLGFLFAVLAVIGWFKRNDIEEYPGYLKLMVCAIPLPYIANEAGWIVAEVGRQPWIVYGLMRTSDAVSVLAVSQVAVSLAAFVILYTFLGVVDFYLLAKYARKGPNPAKA; encoded by the coding sequence ATGGATGTATTGATGTTGTCGAGGCTGCAGTTTGCTGCCGCCACTATGTTTCACTTTCTCTTTGTCCCGTTGACCTTAGGGCTTTCGATTCTGACCGCGGTCTTTGAGACCATGTATGTAAGGACCGAGGATGAAGATTACAAACGGGCTGCCAAGTTTTGGGGCAAACTCTTTCTTATCAATTTCGCACTGGGGATCGTGACCGGTATCACGTTGGAGTTTCAATTTGGCACCAACTGGTCGCGCTATTCAAAATATGTAGGCGATATCTTCGGTTCGCTCCTGGCCATCGAGGCTACGCTGGCCTTCTTCCTGGAATCCACCTTCGCAGGCCTCTGGATATTCACATGGGACAAGGTCTCAAAGAAGACGCATGCGGTCTTTATCTGGCTGGTGGCCATTGCGTCCAATGTCTCGGCCCTTTGGATACTCATCGCAAACGCATGGATGCAAAGGCCTGTCGGCTATGTGCTAAGAAACGGCAGGGCTGAACTGGACAATTTTACAACCGTCATCACGAACAAGTTTGCAGTGCTGGAATTCCTGCATACCATAAGCGGCGCCTACATCTTGGCCGGTTTCTTTGTAATAGGCGTCTCAGCTTATCATATCCTCAGAAAAAACGAGGTCGTCTTTTTTAAAAAATCGTTCAATGCCGCAGTGACCTTCACACTCATATTCGCCTTATTCGAGGTATTCAACGGCCACTTAAACGGTTCCGAGGTGGCGGAGACACAGCCTACCAAGCTTGCCGCCATGGAATCCCACTGGGAGACGGATTCTTATGCGCCGATGTACCTATTCCTGATCCCTGATGCAAAGAATGAGAGAAACAGTGTAGAGATCCTGCCAATCCCTGGCGCACTGAGCCTGCTTGCCTTCCATAGGGCCTCAGCTGAAGTAAAAGGTCTTAAGGACTTTGCGGTCCAAGACCGTCCACCTGTAGGACTTACTTTCTGGTCGTTCAGGATAATGGTGGGTCTTGGGTTTCTCTTTGCAGTCCTTGCCGTGATAGGCTGGTTTAAACGCAACGACATAGAAGAATATCCAGGGTATTTGAAACTAATGGTCTGCGCCATTCCCCTTCCATATATAGCAAACGAAGCGGGCTGGATAGTTGCGGAAGTGGGCAGGCAACCTTGGATCGTATACGGGCTCATGCGGACATCCGATGCCGTATCAGTGCTTGCGGTATCTCAGGTGGCCGTCTCTTTGGCGGCGTTTGTAATACTTTATACGTTTTTGGGTGTTGTGGACTTTTATCTACTTGCAAAATATGCCCGCAAGGGCCCAAATCCGGCCAAGGCTTAG
- a CDS encoding FprA family A-type flavoprotein — MTATEIKKDIYWVGAVDWTIRDFHGYSTYKGTTYNAYLMKDEKTVLFDTVKKEKKGDLVHHIRAIMDPEKIDYIVVNHVEMDHSGSLPDMIDLIKPEKVFCSAMGKKALIEHFHREDWPLEVVSPNQPISTGKRSIQFIETRMLHWPDSMFSYIPEEKLLISSDAFGEHWATSERFDDEVDFDELMRHNAKYYSNILLLYSPLVQKLLENVRKSGLQIDMIAPDHGLIKRSHIADILKAYDDWSSHKAKKKALVIYDTMWHSTEMMAKAVADGIMDEGVSVQLLDLQVNHRSDVITEVLDAKAVVLGSPTLNNGMLPRMAGFLQYMKGLKPGNKIGAAFGSYGWSGEAVKQMNQAMEEMKFTVTEPGIRIKYVPAHPDLKECVEMGRRIGKAVKAD; from the coding sequence ATGACTGCAACAGAGATAAAAAAAGACATCTACTGGGTCGGGGCCGTGGACTGGACTATCCGCGACTTTCATGGCTACTCCACCTATAAGGGCACGACCTATAACGCATATCTCATGAAGGATGAAAAGACGGTCCTATTTGACACGGTAAAGAAAGAGAAAAAGGGCGACCTTGTCCATCACATCAGGGCCATCATGGACCCTGAAAAGATCGACTACATCGTGGTGAACCATGTAGAGATGGATCACTCAGGCTCTCTGCCCGATATGATCGACCTGATAAAGCCCGAGAAGGTCTTCTGCTCAGCCATGGGCAAAAAGGCCCTGATTGAGCATTTTCATCGGGAGGACTGGCCATTGGAGGTGGTTTCGCCAAACCAGCCGATAAGCACCGGAAAGAGGTCCATCCAGTTCATTGAGACCAGAATGCTCCACTGGCCGGACAGCATGTTCTCTTACATCCCAGAGGAAAAACTCCTGATCTCCAGTGACGCCTTCGGCGAACACTGGGCGACCAGCGAACGTTTTGATGACGAGGTGGATTTTGACGAACTCATGCGGCACAACGCCAAGTATTACTCAAACATCCTGCTCCTGTACTCGCCTCTGGTGCAAAAGCTCCTTGAAAATGTAAGGAAATCGGGGCTGCAGATAGATATGATTGCACCTGACCACGGCCTTATAAAACGCTCTCACATAGCAGACATCCTCAAGGCCTATGACGACTGGTCAAGCCACAAGGCAAAGAAAAAGGCGCTGGTGATCTATGACACCATGTGGCACAGCACCGAGATGATGGCGAAGGCGGTTGCGGACGGGATCATGGATGAAGGCGTAAGCGTCCAGCTCCTGGACCTGCAGGTAAACCACCGGAGTGACGTCATAACCGAGGTCCTTGACGCCAAGGCGGTCGTTCTCGGATCCCCCACACTCAACAACGGCATGCTCCCTCGTATGGCGGGCTTTCTTCAGTATATGAAGGGGCTGAAGCCCGGCAACAAGATCGGCGCGGCATTCGGCTCATACGGCTGGAGCGGCGAGGCGGTAAAGCAGATGAATCAGGCCATGGAAGAGATGAAGTTTACGGTCACAGAGCCCGGCATCCGCATAAAATACGTCCCGGCGCACCCAGACCTCAAAGAATGTGTGGAGATGGGCAGGAGAATAGGTAAGGCCGTAAAGGCAGACTAG
- a CDS encoding rubredoxin, which produces MSRPEDMWQCQTLNCGYIYDPDRGDRKGKIPKGVRFKDLPDGWRCPVCGATKAMFRPLAGPGSVMEEQAIPGPQTEV; this is translated from the coding sequence ATGTCAAGACCAGAGGATATGTGGCAGTGCCAGACCCTGAATTGCGGATACATCTATGACCCAGACAGGGGTGACAGAAAGGGCAAGATACCGAAAGGGGTGAGGTTTAAAGACCTACCCGACGGCTGGAGATGTCCCGTGTGCGGGGCCACAAAGGCCATGTTTAGGCCCCTTGCGGGCCCTGGATCTGTTATGGAGGAACAGGCCATACCTGGACCTCAAACTGAAGTCTAA
- a CDS encoding DVU0298 family protein codes for MDRRALGQTLREKGLEEVLRQLSGLSAKKAINTLIPSLYSPDEVVRLKAVSAFGDMMKRLAGEDMEAARIVMRRLMWSLNDESGGIGWGAPEAMAEAMARHKGLLEEYGQILLSYIRQDGNYLEYAPLRKGALRGIMRISETNPDFLKKCKAIVYIKPFLVSPDPLERMYGSLIADRIGEKEDYKAPSSPAGDK; via the coding sequence ATGGACAGGCGGGCGCTGGGGCAAACCTTGAGGGAAAAAGGACTTGAAGAGGTACTGCGCCAGCTCTCCGGCCTCTCTGCCAAAAAGGCCATAAACACCCTCATTCCATCTCTTTACTCGCCTGACGAGGTGGTGAGACTCAAAGCCGTCTCTGCCTTTGGTGACATGATGAAAAGACTTGCCGGAGAAGACATGGAGGCGGCCCGCATTGTAATGCGCCGGCTTATGTGGAGCCTCAATGACGAATCAGGCGGCATCGGCTGGGGTGCGCCGGAGGCGATGGCAGAGGCCATGGCAAGGCACAAGGGCCTCCTAGAAGAGTATGGACAAATACTGCTTTCTTATATACGGCAAGACGGCAACTATCTTGAATATGCCCCACTAAGGAAAGGGGCGCTCCGGGGGATCATGAGGATATCTGAGACAAACCCGGACTTTTTAAAAAAATGCAAGGCCATCGTATATATAAAACCATTCCTTGTGTCTCCTGATCCGCTTGAAAGAATGTACGGCTCACTAATAGCAGATCGCATAGGCGAAAAGGAAGATTACAAGGCGCCTTCAAGCCCGGCAGGCGATAAGTAA